A genomic region of Coriobacteriia bacterium contains the following coding sequences:
- the dapA gene encoding 4-hydroxy-tetrahydrodipicolinate synthase, translating to MPEPRFGRLITAMVTPFAADGGLDLPRAQELAHRLLEQGSEALVVCGTTGESPTVFYDQKLELFRAVVDTVGGRGPVIANAGDNCTDDSVEFASKVVSLGVDAIMAVVPYYNKPPQEGMYRHFRAIAEAVDVPVILYNIPGRCVVNMTAETTLRLARDVENIVAVKEASGDLTQIAAIIDGAPEGFEVLSGDDEMTLPMMGLGGTGVISVASHVAGPQISEMVHGQAAGEHTRALRLHLELMPLFKALFLTSNPIMVKKALELAGFPVGDVRLPLVPATPDQIASLADVLRRLGVIG from the coding sequence ATGCCTGAGCCACGTTTCGGCCGACTCATCACGGCCATGGTCACACCGTTCGCTGCGGATGGCGGTCTCGACCTGCCGCGGGCGCAGGAACTCGCCCACCGGCTCCTCGAGCAGGGGAGCGAAGCGCTGGTCGTCTGCGGGACCACCGGCGAGTCGCCCACGGTCTTCTACGATCAGAAACTCGAGCTCTTCCGCGCCGTCGTGGACACCGTCGGCGGTAGGGGCCCGGTCATCGCGAACGCCGGCGACAACTGCACCGACGACTCCGTGGAGTTCGCGAGCAAGGTCGTCTCGCTCGGGGTGGACGCCATCATGGCCGTCGTCCCGTACTACAACAAGCCGCCCCAGGAGGGCATGTACCGTCACTTCCGCGCGATCGCCGAGGCCGTCGACGTGCCCGTCATCCTCTACAACATCCCAGGCCGCTGCGTCGTGAACATGACCGCCGAGACCACGCTGCGGCTCGCCCGCGACGTCGAGAACATCGTCGCCGTGAAGGAAGCGAGCGGCGACCTGACACAGATCGCCGCGATCATCGACGGCGCCCCTGAAGGCTTCGAGGTCCTGTCGGGCGACGACGAGATGACGCTGCCGATGATGGGTCTCGGCGGGACGGGCGTGATCTCCGTAGCGAGCCACGTGGCGGGCCCCCAGATCTCGGAGATGGTCCACGGTCAGGCCGCGGGCGAACACACTCGCGCGCTCAGACTCCATCTCGAGCTGATGCCCCTGTTCAAGGCTCTCTTCCTCACGTCCAACCCGATCATGGTGAAGAAGGCCCTGGAACTCGCCGGCTTCCCCGTGGGAGACGTGCGCCTCCCGCTCGTCCCGGCGACGCCGGATCAGATCGCGTCTCTCGCCGACGTCTTGCGCCGCCTCGGAGTCATCGGATGA
- a CDS encoding aspartate kinase — MGTTGRIVVQKFGGTSVADASGRAALASCVAATIASQARPVVVVSAMGRAGAPYSTDTLLALLDGMTPDARERDLLASCGEVVSAVVVAHGLRAHGVPARAFTGAAAGILTDASHGDATVIAVDPAPLSAAVAAGLVPVVAGFQGTSADGEVTTLGRGGSDTTACAIGAALHADSVEIHTDVEGVMTADPRSCAEARVLSAVEFEELFQMARHGAKIVHAPAARIAMEAGVPVWVRDPRSSAPGTLVSRAEEISARRGASVATAVCDLDGVARISVALPSESAGAAYMDAQARVFRAMADAGLSLDMFTPCKNDLVFTVCEADMESAGGMLEALGFPYGIEPGLAKVTLVGGGMHGVPGVMARVVEALAAADVSILQSADSHTTISVLVCQNDRRAAVAALHEAFGLAEGGNDDA; from the coding sequence GTGGGAACGACCGGCCGCATCGTCGTGCAGAAGTTCGGCGGGACCTCCGTCGCGGACGCGTCGGGCAGAGCCGCCCTCGCCAGCTGCGTCGCGGCGACCATCGCATCGCAGGCGCGCCCGGTCGTCGTGGTCTCGGCGATGGGCCGCGCGGGCGCCCCGTACTCCACCGACACGCTCCTCGCGCTCCTCGACGGCATGACTCCCGACGCGCGCGAGCGCGATCTCCTCGCTTCGTGCGGTGAGGTGGTCTCCGCGGTCGTGGTCGCCCACGGACTTCGCGCCCACGGCGTCCCCGCAAGAGCTTTCACCGGAGCCGCCGCTGGGATCCTGACCGACGCGAGTCACGGAGACGCGACGGTGATCGCCGTCGATCCCGCGCCGCTCTCGGCCGCCGTAGCCGCGGGCCTGGTGCCCGTCGTCGCCGGATTCCAGGGGACGTCCGCCGACGGCGAGGTCACCACGCTCGGACGCGGAGGTTCGGACACGACCGCCTGTGCGATCGGCGCCGCCCTGCACGCCGATTCCGTCGAGATACACACAGACGTCGAGGGGGTCATGACCGCCGACCCGCGCTCCTGCGCGGAAGCGAGGGTCCTGAGCGCCGTCGAGTTCGAGGAGCTCTTCCAGATGGCCCGCCACGGAGCAAAGATCGTGCACGCGCCTGCCGCGCGCATAGCCATGGAGGCGGGCGTTCCCGTGTGGGTCCGCGACCCGCGCTCGTCGGCTCCGGGCACACTGGTCTCCCGTGCCGAGGAGATCTCGGCGCGCCGCGGTGCGTCCGTAGCGACCGCCGTCTGCGACCTCGACGGCGTGGCCCGCATCTCGGTCGCCCTGCCCTCGGAGTCCGCCGGCGCCGCGTACATGGACGCTCAGGCGCGTGTCTTCCGCGCGATGGCCGACGCGGGCTTGAGCCTCGATATGTTCACTCCCTGCAAGAACGACCTGGTCTTCACCGTCTGCGAAGCCGATATGGAGTCAGCCGGCGGGATGCTCGAGGCGCTGGGGTTCCCGTACGGGATCGAGCCCGGTCTGGCGAAAGTCACGCTCGTCGGAGGCGGCATGCACGGCGTCCCGGGGGTCATGGCGCGCGTCGTCGAAGCTCTCGCCGCGGCGGACGTCTCCATCCTGCAGTCCGCCGACTCGCACACGACGATTTCAGTGCTCGTGTGTCAGAATGACAGACGTGCGGCCGTCGCCGCGCTGCACGAGGCCTTCGGCCTCGCCGAAGGGGGAAACGATGATGCCTGA
- the dapB gene encoding 4-hydroxy-tetrahydrodipicolinate reductase, whose translation MLRIAITGAAGRMGREVIKAVSSESDMTVVAAVDPARAGTTVEDGHGGAVEVLGDLSAALAARPDVLVDFTQASQVEANVREALASGVDCVVGTTGVGADVLAGLADGAPAGVCLFYAPNFAIGAVLMMRFAEEAARFLPHAEIIELHHDRKLDAPSGTAMRTATLIAAARTEIPSVPGRETEVAEGARGAFVDDVPVHSVRLPGLVAHQEVLFGGPGQTLSIRHDSIDRTSFMPGVVLAIRNVGGLSGLVIGLDALLDG comes from the coding sequence ATGCTGCGAATCGCCATCACGGGAGCCGCCGGCCGCATGGGTCGCGAGGTCATCAAGGCCGTGAGCTCGGAATCCGACATGACGGTCGTCGCTGCCGTCGATCCCGCCCGAGCCGGCACGACCGTCGAGGACGGACATGGCGGTGCCGTCGAGGTGCTCGGGGATCTCTCCGCGGCCCTCGCCGCGCGCCCGGACGTCCTCGTCGATTTCACCCAGGCTTCGCAGGTCGAGGCCAACGTCCGCGAAGCACTCGCCTCGGGCGTCGACTGCGTCGTCGGTACCACGGGAGTCGGCGCCGACGTGCTCGCGGGTCTCGCGGACGGCGCTCCGGCGGGAGTCTGTCTCTTCTACGCCCCGAATTTCGCGATCGGAGCCGTGCTCATGATGCGCTTCGCAGAGGAGGCCGCTAGATTCCTTCCTCACGCGGAGATCATCGAGCTGCACCACGACCGCAAGCTCGATGCCCCATCCGGGACCGCGATGCGCACGGCGACCCTGATCGCCGCCGCCCGGACCGAGATACCGTCCGTACCGGGTCGCGAGACCGAGGTGGCCGAGGGAGCCCGGGGCGCCTTCGTCGACGATGTCCCCGTCCACTCCGTGCGACTCCCAGGCCTCGTCGCCCACCAGGAGGTCCTGTTCGGAGGACCCGGCCAGACACTCAGCATCCGTCATGACTCCATCGACCGGACGAGCTTCATGCCCGGCGTGGTCCTCGCTATCCGCAACGTAGGCGGCCTTTCCGGCCTCGTCATCGGCCTCGACGCACTGCTGGACGGGTAG
- a CDS encoding pitrilysin family protein produces MFFEKTVLANGVTVLSEAMDAVRSVALGIWFQVGSRDEVPSEGGMSHFLEHMLFKGTPTRTAAEISETFDRLGGELNAFTSKEYTCYYARILDEHVPAALEVLADMAVDASLAEDACTSEREVVLEEISRHEDTPDDRVHELLAGALWPTHPIGRPVLGETVTVGGFDSSAARAFKTDHYVSGNAVVAAAGAVDHDELVAAVEARLSLPAGPRTPRVASEAVVEPRLALLTKDTEQAHICWSVAGLHARHEDRFVLSILDAVLGGGMSSRLFQEIREKKGLAYAVFSYHSLYADTGQFVVYAGTRPANAEQVVGLIREGVDRVREHGVTAEELHRAKESIKGQLVLGLESTRNRMTRLGKSEVTHGETLSLDELVERVDAVGLDDVRRLGDGLLSSPPVLAIIGPFAEEEVAHFLD; encoded by the coding sequence ATGTTCTTCGAGAAGACCGTCCTAGCGAACGGCGTCACCGTCCTCTCAGAGGCGATGGACGCCGTTCGCTCCGTCGCCCTCGGGATCTGGTTCCAGGTCGGGAGCCGGGACGAGGTGCCGTCCGAGGGCGGTATGTCCCACTTCCTCGAGCACATGCTCTTCAAAGGCACTCCCACGCGGACGGCGGCCGAGATATCCGAGACCTTCGACCGCCTGGGCGGAGAGCTCAACGCCTTCACCAGCAAGGAGTACACCTGCTACTACGCTCGCATCCTCGATGAGCACGTCCCGGCGGCTCTCGAGGTCCTAGCCGACATGGCGGTCGACGCCTCGCTGGCCGAAGATGCGTGCACCTCCGAGCGCGAGGTCGTCCTCGAGGAGATCTCACGCCACGAGGACACCCCCGACGACCGCGTCCACGAGCTTCTCGCCGGCGCCCTGTGGCCGACGCATCCCATCGGCAGACCCGTCCTCGGCGAGACCGTCACGGTCGGCGGCTTCGATTCGTCAGCTGCACGCGCTTTCAAGACGGACCACTACGTGTCGGGCAACGCGGTCGTGGCCGCCGCCGGCGCCGTCGACCACGACGAGCTCGTCGCCGCCGTCGAGGCCCGTCTCTCGCTGCCCGCCGGGCCTCGGACTCCGCGCGTCGCGTCCGAGGCGGTCGTCGAACCGCGCCTCGCCCTTCTCACCAAGGACACGGAGCAGGCGCACATCTGCTGGAGCGTGGCGGGTCTTCACGCGCGCCACGAGGACCGCTTCGTCCTCAGCATCCTCGACGCGGTCCTCGGCGGCGGGATGTCGTCACGCCTGTTCCAGGAGATCCGGGAGAAGAAGGGGCTCGCGTACGCGGTCTTCTCCTACCACAGCCTGTACGCGGACACCGGCCAGTTCGTCGTCTACGCCGGCACGCGCCCGGCCAACGCCGAGCAGGTCGTGGGACTCATCCGGGAGGGTGTCGACCGCGTGCGCGAGCACGGCGTCACCGCGGAGGAGCTACACCGGGCGAAGGAGTCGATAAAGGGGCAGCTGGTCCTCGGACTCGAGTCGACGCGCAACCGCATGACCCGGCTCGGTAAGAGCGAGGTGACGCACGGCGAGACACTCTCCCTCGACGAACTGGTCGAACGCGTGGACGCCGTCGGCCTCGACGACGTTCGACGTCTCGGTGACGGACTTCTATCGTCTCCGCCGGTCCTCGCTATCATCGGACCGTTCGCGGAAGAGGAAGTCGCGCACTTCCTCGACTGA